Proteins encoded in a region of the Panicum hallii strain FIL2 chromosome 3, PHallii_v3.1, whole genome shotgun sequence genome:
- the LOC112887267 gene encoding uncharacterized protein LOC112887267 codes for MEAPLLLPVSAAAASSSSSVDIDDITVHAVRAPRVSSSSPSTQSIVFRVVAVIAVACASLFAQNEAAKGFGIDVVSAGAPRGDIAGQRFDLFLVSNGRAERILQYASRGVERALFPDASFPRKQVRRVTVKMAGHNLTAAATVDAAAAPGEYVISLSPALLSSTGTASADAVAAAVRRAVARMWLWDGRGAAPARLTEAMVEYLASAAAGDAAAEVSASPLSSSSSDDGGRRCMSARFLRHLERQREGFVARLNRAMRDRWSDAAVDAALGAPARHACAAYRAATPSTGQDGPRRHHAG; via the coding sequence ATGGAggctcctctcctcctccccgtttccgccgccgccgcctcttcgtCCTCCTCTGTTGACATCGACGACATCACCGTCCACGCTGTTCGGGCCCCTCGGGtgtcttcctcctccccttccACGCAGAGCATCGTGTTCCGCGTCGTGGCCGTGATCGCCGTCGCGTGCGCGTCCCTGTTCGCGCAGAACGAGGCCGCCAAGGGCTTCGGCATCGACGTCGTGAGCGCCGGCGCCCCGCGGGGCGATATCGCCGGCCAGCGGTTCGACCTCTTCCTCGTGTCCAACGGCCGCGCCGAGCGCATCCTGCAGTACGCCAGCCGCGGCGTGGAGCGCGCGCTCTTCCCGGACGCGTCGTTCCCGCGCAAGCAGGTCCGGCGCGTCACCGTCAAGATGGCCGGGCACAACCTCACCGCGGCCGCCACGGtggacgccgccgcggcgcccggaGAGTACGTCATCTCCCTGAGCCCCGCGCTCTTGTCCAGCACCGGCACAGCCTCCGCCGATGCCGTGGCCGCCGCGgtgcgccgcgccgtcgcgCGCATGTGGCTGTGGGACGGCCGCGgggccgcccccgcgcgcttGACCGAGGCCATGGTGGAGTacctcgcctccgccgcggccggcgacgccgccgccgaggtgTCTGCATCGCctctgtcgtcgtcgtcgtcggacgacGGGGGACGCCGGTGCATGTCGGCACGGTTCCTGAGGCACCTCGAGCGGCAGCGCGAGGGCTTCGTCGCCCGGCTGAACCGGGCGATGCGGGACCGGTGGAGCGACGCCGCCGTGGACGCGGCGCTCGGCGCGCCGGCCCGCCACGCCTGCGCGGCCTACCGCGCGGCGACGCCGTCGACGGGGCAGGACGGACCCCGCCGCCACCACGCTGGTTGA
- the LOC112884549 gene encoding PLASMODESMATA CALLOSE-BINDING PROTEIN 2-like isoform X1, whose translation MEGLRPVHWLASLLAVLIFCHAAGRGSEQRPEHARLGRASDTLERDVTSPLATVPVVTPTVTTPTAMPTATPATQAPSLAGGGGGSWCVASPSASSTALQVALDYACGQGGADCSPIQQGGSCFNPDTVRDHASYAFNSYYQKNPVQTSCDFGGTAVLTSTNPSTSTCQYPSTSTGASVLNTSTPLTPTYGSPPGGYGSAPPVGYGNSPPLYGSMSPPDYGDNISAAVTVSGNKKTTILSLATCLLIATMTLAG comes from the exons ATGGAAGGTCTGAGGCCAGTCCATTGGCTGGCGTCTCTTCTCGCCGTCCTCATCTTCTGCCATG CTGCAGGCAGGGGAAGCGAGCAGAGACCGGAGCACGCCAGGCTGGGGCGCGCCAGCGACACGCTGGAGCGGGACGTGACCTCGCCCCTGGCCACCGTCCCGGTGGTGACCCCCACGGTCACGACGCCCACGGCGATGCCCACCGCGACGCCGGCGACGCAGGCGCCGTCgctggccggcggcggtggcgggagcTGGTGCGTGGCGAGCCCCAGCGCGAGCTCGACGGCGCTGCAGGTGGCGCTGGACTACGCGTGCGGGCAGGGCGGCGCGGACTGCTCCCCCATCCAGCAGGGCGGGAGCTGCTTCAACCCGGACACCGTCCGCGACCACGCCTCCTACGCCTTCAACAGCTACTACCAGAAGAATCCCGTCCAGACCAGCTGCGACTTCGGCGGCACCGCCGTCCTAACCAGCACCAACCCAA GTACTTCGACATGTCAGTATCCATCAACGAG CACCGGCGCTTCTGTCCTGAACACGTCGACGCCGTTGACGCCAACTTACGGGTCTCCTCCTGGCGGGTACGGGAGCGCTCCCCCCGTCGGATACGGCAACTCCCCGCCGCTCTACGGGTCCATGTCGCCGCCGGACTACGGCGACAACATCAGCGCCGCGGTGACGGTGTCCGGCAACAAGAAGACGACGATCCTGTCGCTGGCGACGTGCCTCCTGATCGCAACAATGACACTGGCCGGCTGA
- the LOC112884549 gene encoding PLASMODESMATA CALLOSE-BINDING PROTEIN 2-like isoform X2 gives MEGLRPVHWLASLLAVLIFCHGRGSEQRPEHARLGRASDTLERDVTSPLATVPVVTPTVTTPTAMPTATPATQAPSLAGGGGGSWCVASPSASSTALQVALDYACGQGGADCSPIQQGGSCFNPDTVRDHASYAFNSYYQKNPVQTSCDFGGTAVLTSTNPSTSTCQYPSTSTGASVLNTSTPLTPTYGSPPGGYGSAPPVGYGNSPPLYGSMSPPDYGDNISAAVTVSGNKKTTILSLATCLLIATMTLAG, from the exons ATGGAAGGTCTGAGGCCAGTCCATTGGCTGGCGTCTCTTCTCGCCGTCCTCATCTTCTGCCATG GCAGGGGAAGCGAGCAGAGACCGGAGCACGCCAGGCTGGGGCGCGCCAGCGACACGCTGGAGCGGGACGTGACCTCGCCCCTGGCCACCGTCCCGGTGGTGACCCCCACGGTCACGACGCCCACGGCGATGCCCACCGCGACGCCGGCGACGCAGGCGCCGTCgctggccggcggcggtggcgggagcTGGTGCGTGGCGAGCCCCAGCGCGAGCTCGACGGCGCTGCAGGTGGCGCTGGACTACGCGTGCGGGCAGGGCGGCGCGGACTGCTCCCCCATCCAGCAGGGCGGGAGCTGCTTCAACCCGGACACCGTCCGCGACCACGCCTCCTACGCCTTCAACAGCTACTACCAGAAGAATCCCGTCCAGACCAGCTGCGACTTCGGCGGCACCGCCGTCCTAACCAGCACCAACCCAA GTACTTCGACATGTCAGTATCCATCAACGAG CACCGGCGCTTCTGTCCTGAACACGTCGACGCCGTTGACGCCAACTTACGGGTCTCCTCCTGGCGGGTACGGGAGCGCTCCCCCCGTCGGATACGGCAACTCCCCGCCGCTCTACGGGTCCATGTCGCCGCCGGACTACGGCGACAACATCAGCGCCGCGGTGACGGTGTCCGGCAACAAGAAGACGACGATCCTGTCGCTGGCGACGTGCCTCCTGATCGCAACAATGACACTGGCCGGCTGA
- the LOC112884549 gene encoding PLASMODESMATA CALLOSE-BINDING PROTEIN 2-like isoform X3 yields the protein MVLEVKDGDLVQAAGRGSEQRPEHARLGRASDTLERDVTSPLATVPVVTPTVTTPTAMPTATPATQAPSLAGGGGGSWCVASPSASSTALQVALDYACGQGGADCSPIQQGGSCFNPDTVRDHASYAFNSYYQKNPVQTSCDFGGTAVLTSTNPSTSTCQYPSTSTGASVLNTSTPLTPTYGSPPGGYGSAPPVGYGNSPPLYGSMSPPDYGDNISAAVTVSGNKKTTILSLATCLLIATMTLAG from the exons ATG GTACTGGAAGTGAAAGATGGTGATTTGGTTCAAGCTGCAGGCAGGGGAAGCGAGCAGAGACCGGAGCACGCCAGGCTGGGGCGCGCCAGCGACACGCTGGAGCGGGACGTGACCTCGCCCCTGGCCACCGTCCCGGTGGTGACCCCCACGGTCACGACGCCCACGGCGATGCCCACCGCGACGCCGGCGACGCAGGCGCCGTCgctggccggcggcggtggcgggagcTGGTGCGTGGCGAGCCCCAGCGCGAGCTCGACGGCGCTGCAGGTGGCGCTGGACTACGCGTGCGGGCAGGGCGGCGCGGACTGCTCCCCCATCCAGCAGGGCGGGAGCTGCTTCAACCCGGACACCGTCCGCGACCACGCCTCCTACGCCTTCAACAGCTACTACCAGAAGAATCCCGTCCAGACCAGCTGCGACTTCGGCGGCACCGCCGTCCTAACCAGCACCAACCCAA GTACTTCGACATGTCAGTATCCATCAACGAG CACCGGCGCTTCTGTCCTGAACACGTCGACGCCGTTGACGCCAACTTACGGGTCTCCTCCTGGCGGGTACGGGAGCGCTCCCCCCGTCGGATACGGCAACTCCCCGCCGCTCTACGGGTCCATGTCGCCGCCGGACTACGGCGACAACATCAGCGCCGCGGTGACGGTGTCCGGCAACAAGAAGACGACGATCCTGTCGCTGGCGACGTGCCTCCTGATCGCAACAATGACACTGGCCGGCTGA
- the LOC112884550 gene encoding uncharacterized protein LOC112884550 → MAGGRKREWLRKKLAMAAPTGGRGQQQSPSPRWTLRVRALSAALRRRRLGTGGLPRVDFFQILYENVVFHLLWVIESIIVLAKLCFFFLRFGFRL, encoded by the coding sequence ATGGCCGGCGGGAGGAAGCGGGAGTGGCTGCGGAAGAAGCTGGCGATGGCGGCCCCGACCGGGGGGCGTGGGCAGCAGCAGTCGCCGTCGCCGCGGTGGACGCTGCGCGTCCGGGCGCTGTCCGCCGCGCTgcgccggcggaggctcgggacTGGCGGCCTTCCGCGCGTCGACTTCTTCCAGATCCTGTACGAGAACGTCGTCTTCCACCTGCTGTGGGTGATTGAGTCCATCATCGTCCTCGCAAAgctctgcttcttcttcctgcgCTTCGGCTTCCGCTTGTGA